The following coding sequences are from one Sesamum indicum cultivar Zhongzhi No. 13 linkage group LG11, S_indicum_v1.0, whole genome shotgun sequence window:
- the LOC105174138 gene encoding uncharacterized protein LOC105174138, protein MESNAMPGGRYSNVQPGMLGLEMSLNHHIPPQQNPHQMPQQQPHPNQPMVPSYGHHEADYHSQAQQSAKQGYPFSAKSKNQTLTLSDDDEPGFLAENSTDDGKRKMPSWQRMKWTDNMVRLLIMVVYYIGDEVGSDQGNDPAAKKKGGGVLQKKGKWKSVSRAMMERGFYVSPQQCEDKFNDLNKRYKRVNDILGKGISCRVVENQRLLDTMDHLTPKMKEEVKKLLNSKHLFFREMCAYHNSCGHGSGASGSGAAGFPGAAAEAVSQTQLHLQQQRCLHSSENAPVVANLNRGENEGSKLVKGVSGENDDDQDDDDDQDDQDNDDQDEDGDDEVIGAGSRIHDHGHEDESNDTNDRSSTKRLRRGTFHSPLIQQLDAEIMTVVQDGAKSPFEKRLWMKKKLMGLEEQRVGIQCQSFELEKQRLKWLKFRTKKEREIEREKLRNERLQLENERMMLLIRQKELELLDHHSPNKKSDPSSITG, encoded by the coding sequence ATGGAATCGAATGCCATGCCTGGTGGAAGGTATTCAAATGTTCAGCCTGGTATGCTAGGCCTAGAAATGTCACTCAACCATCACATACCTCCACAACAAAACCCTCACCAAATGCCACAACAGCAGCCACACCCAAACCAGCCGATGGTGCCTTCCTATGGCCATCATGAGGCTGATTACCACTCACAAGCTCAGCAATCTGCCAAACAAGGCTACCCATTTTCAGCGAAGTCCAAGAACCAAACTTTGACCTtaagtgatgatgatgagccTGGATTCTTGGCTGAAAACAGCACTGATgatggaaaaaggaaaatgccCTCCTGGCAAAGAATGAAATGGACTGACAATATGGTGAGGTTGCTGATTATGGTGGTATACTATATTGGTGATGAAGTTGGTTCTGATCAGGGGAATGATCCGGCTGCTAAGAAGAAGGGTGGTGGTGTTTTACAAAAGAAGGGGAAATGGAAGTCGGTCTCGCGGGCTATGATGGAGAGGGGGTTTTATGTGTCTCCGCAGCAGTGTGAAGACAAATTCAATGATTTAAACAAGAGATACAAGAGGGTTAATGATATTCTTGGTAAGGGAATCTCATGCCGAGTGGTTGAGAATCAGCGTTTGCTTGATACGATGGATCACTTAACACCCAAGATGAAGGAAGAAGTGAAGAAATTGCTCAATTCTAAGCACTTGTTTTTCAGGGAGATGTGTGCTTATCACAATAGTTGTGGTCATGGTAGTGGTGCTAGTGGGAGTGGAGCTGCCGGTTTTCCAGGAGCTGCAGCGGAGGCTGTGTCTCAAACTCAGCTGCATTTACAGCAACAGAGGTGTTTGCATTCATCCGAAAATGCCCCTGTGGTGGCCAACTTGAATAGAGGGGAGAATGAGGGGTCTAAATTGGTAAAAGGGGTGAGCGgagaaaatgatgatgatcaaGATGACGATGATGATCAAGATGATCAAGACAACGATGATCAGGATGAGGATGGGGACGATGAAGTGATTGGGGCAGGATCAAGAATTCATGACCACGGACACGAGGATGAGAGTAACGACACGAATGATAGATCCTCGACAAAGAGGCTGAGAAGGGGAACATTTCATTCCCCTCTGATTCAACAACTGGATGCCGAGATAATGACAGTTGTGCAAGATGGAGCAAAGAGTCCCTTTGAGAAGAGGCTTtggatgaaaaagaaattgatgggGCTGGAAGAGCAGCGTGTTGGGATCCAGTGCCAATCATTTGAACTCGAAAAGCAGCGATTGAAATGGTTAAAGTTCAGGACcaagaaagaaagggaaataGAGAGGGAAAAGCTGAGGAACGAACGACTGCAGTTGGAGAACGAGAGAATGATGCTCCTCATACGCCAAAAGGAGCTCGAATTGCTGGATCATCATTCCCCAAACAAGAAGAGCGACCCGTCGTCCATCACTGGATGA